One region of Centropristis striata isolate RG_2023a ecotype Rhode Island chromosome 3, C.striata_1.0, whole genome shotgun sequence genomic DNA includes:
- the rae1 gene encoding mRNA export factor isoform X2: MSLFGTTSGFGAGGTGVFGNATTDSHNPMKDVEVTSPPDDSISCLAFSPPTMPGNFLIGGSWANDVRCWEVQDNGQTVPKAQQMHTGPVLDACWSDDGSKVFTASCDKTAKMWDLNSNQAMQIAQHDGPIKAIHWIKAPNYSCIMTGSWDKTLKFWDTRSPNPMMSLQMPERCYCADVVYPMAVVATAERGLIVYQLENQPSEFRRIDSPLKHQHRCVAIFKDKQNKPTGFALGSIEGRVAIHYINPPNPAKDNFTFKCHRSNGTNTTTPQDIYAVNAISFHPVHGTLATVGSDGRFSFWDKDARTKLKTSEQLDQPITACCFNHNGNIFAYASSYDWSKGHEYYNPQKKNYIFLRNAAEELKPRNKK; this comes from the exons ATGAGTTTATTTGGGACAACCTCCGGTTTTGGAGCAGGAGGGACAGGTGTCTTTGGAAACGCAACAACGGACAGCCACAATCCCATGAAG GATGTTGAAGTGACTTCTCCTCCAGATGACAGCATCAGCTGTCTGGCTTTCAGTCCCCCCACCATGCCAGGGAACTTCCTCATTGGAGGATCCTGGGCCAACGat GTCCGATGCTGGGAGGTTCAGGACAATGGACAGACGGTCCCCAAAGCCCAACAGATGCACACAGGTCCAGTACTGGATGCATGCTGGAGCGAT GATGGGAGTAAAGTCTTCACTGCTTCCTGTGACAAAACAGCCAAGATGTGGGATCTTAACAGCAATCAAGCAATGCAGATTGCACAG CATGATGGTCCAATCAAAGCAATCCACTGGATAAAAGCCCCAAACTACAGTTGTATCATGACTGGCAGCTGGGACAAAACACTGAAG TTCTGGGACACCCGCTCTCCCAATCCAATGATGTCTCTGCAGATGCCAGAGAGATGCTACTGTGCAGATGTT GTGTACCCCATGGCAGTGGTTGCCACAGCTGAGAGAGGTCTGATTGTGTACCAGCTGGAGAACCAGCCCTCTGAGTTTCGAAGAATAGATTCTCCTCTCAAACATCAG CACCGCTGTGTTGCCATATTCAAGGACAAGCAGAACAAGCCGACAGGCTTTGCACTGGGAAGTATTGAGGGCCGAGTGGCCATCCACTATATCAACCCTCCAAACCC AGCCAAAGACAACTTCACCTTTAAGTGCCACAGATCAAATGGAACCAACACAACCACGCCACAGGACATCTATGCT GTGAATGCCATCTCCTTCCATCCTGTCCATGGCACGCTGGCTACTGTGGGCTCAGACGGGCGCTTCAGCTTCTGGGACAAAGACGCCCGCACCAAGTTGAAGACCTCAGAGCAGCTCGACCAGCCCATTACAGCTTGCTGCTTCAACCACAATGGCAACATCTTTGCATATGCTTCCAGTTATGACTGGTCAAAG GGCCATGAGTACTACAACCCCCAGAAAAAGAACTACATCTTCCTGAGGAACGCTGCCGAGGAGCTGAAGCCTCGGAACAAGAAATG A
- the rae1 gene encoding mRNA export factor isoform X1, producing MSLFGTTSGFGAGGTGVFGNATTDSHNPMKDVEVTSPPDDSISCLAFSPPTMPGNFLIGGSWANDVRCWEVQDNGQTVPKAQQMHTGPVLDACWSDDGSKVFTASCDKTAKMWDLNSNQAMQIAQHDGPIKAIHWIKAPNYSCIMTGSWDKTLKFWDTRSPNPMMSLQMPERCYCADVVYPMAVVATAERGLIVYQLENQPSEFRRIDSPLKHQHRCVAIFKDKQNKPTGFALGSIEGRVAIHYINPPNPAKDNFTFKCHRSNGTNTTTPQDIYAVNAISFHPVHGTLATVGSDGRFSFWDKDARTKLKTSEQLDQPITACCFNHNGNIFAYASSYDWSKGHEYYNPQKKNYIFLRNAAEELKPRNKKW from the exons ATGAGTTTATTTGGGACAACCTCCGGTTTTGGAGCAGGAGGGACAGGTGTCTTTGGAAACGCAACAACGGACAGCCACAATCCCATGAAG GATGTTGAAGTGACTTCTCCTCCAGATGACAGCATCAGCTGTCTGGCTTTCAGTCCCCCCACCATGCCAGGGAACTTCCTCATTGGAGGATCCTGGGCCAACGat GTCCGATGCTGGGAGGTTCAGGACAATGGACAGACGGTCCCCAAAGCCCAACAGATGCACACAGGTCCAGTACTGGATGCATGCTGGAGCGAT GATGGGAGTAAAGTCTTCACTGCTTCCTGTGACAAAACAGCCAAGATGTGGGATCTTAACAGCAATCAAGCAATGCAGATTGCACAG CATGATGGTCCAATCAAAGCAATCCACTGGATAAAAGCCCCAAACTACAGTTGTATCATGACTGGCAGCTGGGACAAAACACTGAAG TTCTGGGACACCCGCTCTCCCAATCCAATGATGTCTCTGCAGATGCCAGAGAGATGCTACTGTGCAGATGTT GTGTACCCCATGGCAGTGGTTGCCACAGCTGAGAGAGGTCTGATTGTGTACCAGCTGGAGAACCAGCCCTCTGAGTTTCGAAGAATAGATTCTCCTCTCAAACATCAG CACCGCTGTGTTGCCATATTCAAGGACAAGCAGAACAAGCCGACAGGCTTTGCACTGGGAAGTATTGAGGGCCGAGTGGCCATCCACTATATCAACCCTCCAAACCC AGCCAAAGACAACTTCACCTTTAAGTGCCACAGATCAAATGGAACCAACACAACCACGCCACAGGACATCTATGCT GTGAATGCCATCTCCTTCCATCCTGTCCATGGCACGCTGGCTACTGTGGGCTCAGACGGGCGCTTCAGCTTCTGGGACAAAGACGCCCGCACCAAGTTGAAGACCTCAGAGCAGCTCGACCAGCCCATTACAGCTTGCTGCTTCAACCACAATGGCAACATCTTTGCATATGCTTCCAGTTATGACTGGTCAAAG GGCCATGAGTACTACAACCCCCAGAAAAAGAACTACATCTTCCTGAGGAACGCTGCCGAGGAGCTGAAGCCTCGGAACAAGAAATGGTGA